The sequence AGCTCAATAAGTCTTTTTATAGAATTTTCAGCTAAATCCAAAAGTTGATTTAATTCAGCTCTTGTAAATGTACTTTCTTCACCAGTTCCTTGAACTTCAATAAATTCATCTTTTTTATTCATAATAACATTCATATCAACTTCAGCAGCTGAATCTTCAGAATATTTTAAATCTACCATTAAGTTAGAATCAATTTTACCTACACTTATAGCTGCTACATTGGAAATTAAAGGATTTTCTTCTAAGATTTCTTCTTGTAATAATTTTTTTATAGCAAGTGCAAGTGCTATATATCCACCTGTTATTGAGGTAGTCCTAGTTCCACCATCAGCTTGAATAACATCACAGTCAATGGTAATAAGTCTTTCACCTAATTTTTCTAAATCTATTGAAGCTCTTAAAGCTCTTCCAATTAATCTTTGAATTTCAACTGTTCTTCCAGTTAATTTTCCCTTACTAGCTTCTCTTGGATTTCTTTCATTTGTGGCTCTTGGTAGCATAGAATATTCAGCAGTTACCCAACCTTTACCAGTACCTCTTAAAAATGAGGGAACTTTATCACTTACAGAGGCAGTACAAATAACTTTTGTATTTCCAACTTCTATTAAAACAGAGCCTTCTGCATAAATATTTACATTTTTTGTGATTTTTATTTTTCTTTCTTCATTAAAATTTCTACCATCTTCCCTTAACAAAATTTTTCCCCCTTTTCTTCAATATATTGAATATTAAGCTATTCTTATATCTTTATTAACATTATATTTGTAGTAAGTCCAGCAGCAGTACCTATAAGTAATATTATATCACCATTTTTAATTTTTTGCTTTTCTAAACCATGTGCCAGTGTCATAGGAACAGAAGCTGAAACCATATTCCCAAATTCTTTTACTTCATCTATATATTTACCTTCTGGTACTCCCAATTTTTCCATTATAAGAGGCATAGCAACACTGGCTTGATGAGGAATCACCATATCAATATCAGAAATTTTCATATTGTTATTTTCTAAAAATTCTTTCATCATTTTAGGAATTTTTTTCATAGATAGAGCTAATATAGTCTTTCCACACATATCAAACATAAATTCTTCTTTTGTGCTTTCAGAGTAATTTTCTGGGTGAAAATTACTTAAACCTCCACGAATTTCAGTTGAATGAGCTCCTTCTGACCAAGTTTTTTGTGTAGCATCAATAACACCAATTTCTTCATCGGTTTTTTCAATAATAAAGGCTACTGCACCATCACTGAAGAGTTGAAAACTTTCTTTTTGTTTAGGGTTCAATGCTCTTGAAGCTACATCACAAGAAACAATCAATATTCTCTTATATCTTCCAGAATCTAAAAGATAAGACATAGTATCTAATGCTGTTATAAAGCTTGTGCAAGTAGTATTTATATCAAGTGCAGGAATAGAAGTTCCTTTTGCTATTTTCTCATGAATTAAGGCTGCCATACAAGGTATAGGTTGTATGCCAACTGCACTAGCTGAAACTATGCAATCAATATCATCAATTGTAATATTAGTATTTTTTAAAGCTTTTTGACAAGCAGAAACTGCAAGAGAAATTTGTTTTTCATCTCCACTTATTCTATAACGAGTTTGTTCTTTAAAGTAAACTGTATTTTTAGGTAATTCTACTCCATATCCTTTAAATTGAATTTTTCTCATTCTATTACCTTCCTCACTATTCTTTTTAATTTTTTGGTTCTATCTATTTCATAATTTATAAATTTAATTTCTATATTTTCAATTTCCAAAGAAGTAAATAATTTCTTAAATTCTTTTCTTATTAAGTTTTTTTGTTCTTCATTTACATTTAAAATAGCAACTTCTAATAAGTTATTATTTATTTGAAAAACTTGATATTCTCTTATATTTTCAACAAAGAGTATAGTTCTTCTTATAAAATCTGGAAATACTACCACTTCTTTACCATTCTTATTAATAAATTTGAAAATATCATCTGAACGTCCCTCAATCTTTTCAATTCTTTGCAGGATTGAACCACATTCACAAGGCTCTGTTGCTTCAACTAAAATGTCATTAAGATAATAATTTACAAAAGGTTGACTAGTTCTTCTAAAATCAGTGATTATTGGATAAAATCTCTTTTCATCTATATATTTTTTTTCAAACTTTATTAAATCTTCATTTAGATGTAAATGTCCATATTCACAAGTGCAAGCTAAAAAGCCTTCTGTTGCCTGATAAATCTGATGTATTATATTCAGTTTAAATTGTTTTTTAATATATTCTTCATCAGGCTTTTCTAAAATCTCTGCAACTGAAATAACTCTTTTTGGAGAAATTTTTAACTCTCCTTCTTCTATTTTCTTAGCTAATATCAAAAGTAAAGAGGGAGGTGCAACTATCATAGAAGGCTTATATCTATTTAATCTTCCTATATGTTCATCAATATCTTTAAAAGTATCAAAATATTCTAAACTTATTAAAAATGAATTTATAGTTTTATATAAGTCATTGTCTGCTCTTAGAAAAAATGCTATTTTATGCCCAAAAATATTATTTTTAGGAAGCATCTTAGCAAGGATAGTACCTGCCCATATTCCTTGTTCTTCTGGTGTTGTGATAAACATTCCTCTATGCCCAGATGTTCCAGAAGATAATCCAACTGAGATATTTTTATATTTTTGATTAAAATCTCTAGTTTTTTCACTATTTAAAGCAATATCCATTGCTTCATCTTTTTTTACTCCCAAAGTATTTAATTCATTGAAATTCTCCATCATAAATGCCTTATTCATGGTAAAATTTTCTGTAATTTTATGAGTTTTAAAATATGGTGAATTTTTTTTTAAAAATTTTAAATGCTTTTCTACTTGCTTTTCTTGATATTTTAAAAGTTTATCTCTTGAAGTCCACTTGCTAAAATATCTTACTTTAATAAAAGTTAAGATAATTTTAAATATTTTTTTCATTCTACCCCCTTATTAAATTTTTAAAAATAGTTATTTTAAAATTTCTATTATTTTTTCTTTTTTATCATGGCTAACAATAACAGAAATATTACCCTCTATCAATTTCTTTAAAAAATCACTACCTTTTCTATAATCTTCAAAATTATTTTGAATTTTTCTAGGAAGCCACTTCATTTTATCTGTAAAAGGTAAAAATTCTGTTCCCCAACATACATCAGCAGCAATAAATAAATTATTATCTGGCAAAAATAAACAAGCCTGCCCTTTTGTATGTCCATCTACTTCAACTATTAGCATTGATAAATCAGAAAATAAATCAAAGCTATTTTTATAAGGAAATAGACTATTTTTTTTATAATCATCTATCAATATTAATCTGTCTTCAAAATTACTGGGTAGTAGTTCATTAAAAATTAAAAGACTATCCTTTTTTAACTTAAAATCATTGTAACAAGTTTTGGTTAAGATTAGGTTAGAATTTGGGAAAAATTTTAAACCACCAATATGGTCAGGATGTAGATGTGAAATAATAATATATTTAATATCTTCTTTATTTATACCTTTTTCTTTAAGTTGGTGGTCTATCATGTCTTCTCTTTTTAAAGTGACAGGATTGGCAAATCGATATAAAAAATATTTAAGATTATTTTTCAAAATATCCATAGAATAACCTGTGTCATATAAAATATATCCTAATTTCTTATGTTTGATTAAAAAAACTCCTGCATAGAAATTAACTATTGTTTTATCAAAACCTTTAAAAACTCTTTTTAAATTATTGCTACAATAACCACAAGCAAAATAATCAACTTTCTCTATCATTTTTTCTGCTGTGTTCAACATATTTTTTAACTCCTTCTAGTATAGACATCTTCGGATAGTAGCCCAATTCTTTTTTAGCCTTATCAATATTTAGAGTTTGACTATATCTCATTAAATATAAAGTATATTTAGTAATTGGAGGTTCTTTTTTTATTCTAAAAAGTTTATAGAAAATTTCTAAAAATGAAACCAAAGGGGAAATTAAATTATAGTTCCATTTTAAATATTTTCCTTCTGTTCCCATTTCATTAAAAAATAAAGTTAAAATCTCTTTAAACTCTATTGGCTCATCATTTGTAATATTGTATATTTTCCTTGAATATTGATTATTTTCTAATGCTAATCTTAAAGCATAAGCAACATTTTCAACACAAGTTATATCAACCTTTTGTTTTCCATCAACAAAAAGAGGAATACCAATTTTCTTATTTAATTCTAAAAGTCTTGGTATTATACTTGTATCTCCTACTCCAAATAGTCCACGAGGACGAATTATCATATAGTTTAGCTTAGAAGATTTAATTATATTTTCTGCCATAATTTTACTTTTTATATAGTAGTTCAAATCATTCTCTTTTGGTGCCTCGTCTTCTTTAACATCTAATTGGTCTTTTGCTCCTGCATATATACTTGGAGATGAAACAAAGACTAATTTTAAATTTTTTTCTTCACAAACTTGAACAACATTTTTTGTCCCTAATACATTTACATTATAGAAATCTTTCCATTTACCCCAAACAGTAGAAAGTGCAGCAGCATGTATAACAGCTGAACAATCTTGGGAAGCCTTAAATAAATCATCTAAATTATCTATATCGCCTTTATAAAATTCAACATTTTCATCAATCAATGTATGTCCAATTTTTTCATTTCTACCAAAGGCAACAACTTGATAAGAGTTATTTTTTAATTCATCAATTACATATTTTCCTAAAAATCCTGTTGCTCCTGTAAGTAAAACCTTCATCATTTTACCCCTTTCATCAGTTCTTGGATTATCTCTTTTACCTTTCTATCTTTAAAATATCCTAAATGTCCACAATTTACAATTTTATCAACTTTATGAAAATCTAAAAGCCAACTATAAATATCAAAAATACCTTTAAAAACTATTGTATTTTTAAGTTTGCCATAACCTTTACCCACAGGACCCAGTGCAAAAATTTTAATATTTTCATTATCATAATTAGTTAAGTCCATAAATTTTTTCCAGACATTTAAACCTGAACTCAGAGAAATGATTATAACATCTTTTAAAGATTTAATAGGTTCTAAATGTCTTAAAATCTCTTTTTCAAACCTTTTATTGAAAAGAGTATGAGGATAATAAATAATATTTGATAGACTAGCTTTTAAAATATTAATATCTTCAAATTCACTGTGTTCAAAATCTTCATTATAAGGAAAATTTGAATTTATTATTTTATAACCAAAATCTTTAAAAATATTTAAGATTTCAAATCTATCTGGCTCTAAGGCAGCAGTTTTAAGATTACTACTTCCACTTATAACAAAGACAATTTTATCTTCTTTTAAAAGAGTTTTTGAAATATCTAAACTTTCTAATTTCTTTAAATATTCTTTAAATTTCATAATGTATCTTCCCATCTTTAACTCTGATTTTTTTATTTCTCCATAGAATTACAGGTGGAGTTAAAAGAGTATATATTAACATAAAAGGCAGTAAAAATTCACTCAATAATTCATATAATAATCCCTTAGTTTGAGAAGAAGAAATTCTAAAAGGTTCATAGATAAATATTCTAGTTATATAAAATAATGCAACCTTTCCTATAAATAAATTAAGCGTTAACACCAAATAATTTATTCCTAAATAGAAACTCAAAAACAATAGAACAGTTGGTAATAATGTTGGCAATAATATTATAAATAAAAATTTTATAGAAAAGGCATTTTTCATATAGACATTACTAAATAAAAGCCATCTTTTCATAAGAAGTATATACCTTTTAAAACTTGGAACAGTATTTCTTACATTACAAAAAATTGTACTTTGAATAATTTTTACATCTTTTGAAAGCAAGTAGGTAGCCAATGCCAAATCATCACAAAGCCAATATTTTATATTCTCAAAAGCAGAATACTTTTTTAAAATATCAGTTCTCAAAATATAGAACATTCCATTTATAGTCTTATTTTCTTTTAAAAAAGATAGAGAAAAATATGAAAAAATAGAATTAGAATTTATAAAAGCAGAAATTAATTTAGAATAAAAGCCTCTAATATTGTAATTAAATGGAATTCCTGTTGCTATCCATTCAGTCTTATCTTTTTCATAAATGCTTAATTCATCTAGTCTTTTTCTATCTATCACACTATCATCATCTAAAATTATTGTATATTCAGTTTTAATTTTGTCTACAACTTGCTCTAACTTGAATATTTTAGGGTTTACTTCCTGTGGAACATCATCTAAATAATAAATTTCAATTCTATTGGAGTAATTTTTATTTTTTAGGATTTTTTCAGCAGTCTGTATAGCTATTTTATCACTTTTATCAACAAGCCAAATGAATTCCATATCAGTAGTATTTTTTAAATTAGCCGTTAAGTCTTCTTCAAGCCTAGGGTCGCCAGATAAAATAGGTTGAACTATTGTGTATTTACTTTCATCTATTTTTGATTTTTCTAAACTATTTATTTTTTGAAAATAAATAAAAGAAAAAATTAATTTTAAAATAAGTAAAATTATAGTTAGTGTCAATAAAGTATTAAATAATATTGTCATTTAATCACCTTTTTTAAAATTAAGCCTACAAGTTTTAATTGCAGTGAAATAGGTAATAAATTTATTAAAAATATAGATAATTTATTTCTAAAGCCAATAATAGAAAATCTTTTTTTATTTTCTATCACTTTTATAATTCTTTTAGCCACATCTTCTGAACTCATCATAAATTTTTGAGAACTTCCAAATTTTTCTTGTATATCTTTTTCAAAAAAATTACTTGCAGTTGGTCCAGGGCAAACAGACAGAACTCTTACATTTTTATTTTTATGAGATAATTCTTCATCAAGTGCCAAAGAATAATGTAAAAGAGCTGACTTAGCTGAACTGTATACTGCCATATATGGATGTTGATATAGTGCAGCAGTCGAGCAAATATTTAAAATTGTTCCTTGTCCCTTTTGTAAAAATTTTTCTGAGAATTTTTTAGTTAAGATTAATGGAGAAATAAAATTCACATTTATAGTATCCAAATCTTCTTTATCACTTAATTTGGAAAAATCAGTAATTTTTCCAAAGCCTGCACAATTAATAACTAAATCAACATCACAATTTTCAACAATATTTTCTAAATTGTTTATATCAGTTAAATCATATTTTATGCAAACACATTCAAGAGAAGAAAATTTTTCTTCCAATTCTTTTTTTAGAAGATTTAATTTATCAAGTGAACGAGCTAATAAAAAAAGCTTTTTAGATTTATTTGCTAAGTTTCTTGTTAATTCTTCTCCTATTCCAGAGCTTGCACCTGTTATTAAAATTTTTTCCATTATTTTTACTTCCTTACTATTTTTCTAAACTTTCTTATTAATTATTATAACATTTTTTAGATTTAGATAAAAAATTAATATTTTATTAAATTTATTCTTTATTGAAAAAGGATTAACTCTCGTTTTTTACAGAAGTTAATCCTTATTAGTAAATTAAATTTGTTCAACTTTTCAAGCTTAAGACAGCACAACAGTCTTTTGTTACTACCATTCACGCCACTCATAAGTAATATCAAAATCAGATTGTATCTGAGGATTTGGATAAGGATATCCAGCTAATATTGCACATCTATCAATAATTTCACAAATTTCTTCTCTATCTTCTGTTTCAATAGCTTGAAATTTTTTATTAAATTCATTGATATAGTCAACTAATTCTTTAACCTCTTTTAAAATCATTTCTTCATTTGAATAATTGTTTTTTGAAATTTTTTGTAAGGAATCCATATAAGTGATTATTTTCTTTTTTAATAGGGATATATCTTTTTTCTTATAGTTAGATGAGCATAAATTTTCTAAAAAATATTCCATAAATTCATCTACATATATTTTTATTTTATCAAATTCTCCTTGTTCTTTTAATTTTTTTATTGCTAAATCCTCTTTCTCTTTTAATTCCTTCTCTGATATTTTTTTTGTTGTAATTAGTGAAACAAGCTTAGACTTAAAAATTTGTTTCCAAGTTTTTTTTGAGTAAAAATCTTTTTTGTTAAATGAAGTATAGCCAACTGTGAAAGTAGATACATATCTAAAAATTTCATCTATCAATTCTTCACTTCCATCAAGTCCTAGCATACCCTCAGGAACTACTATTCTTTTAAGTGATTTACATTTTGTAAAAGGATTTCCAACAATATGAGTAAGTGTACTTGGAAGAACAACAGTTTCTAAATTTGTACAGCCTCCAAAAGCATCTTCCCCTATTGCAACTACTCCTTCAGGAATTACAATATTCACAAGATTACTACAGTTAGCAAAACAAAGTGCTCCTATCACTTTTAATGTTTTAGGTAAAATTACCCTACAAAGAGAAGTACAAGCATAAAAAGTAGCATTTGGAAGAATTTCTATTCCTTCAGGAATTTCTATTTCTGTTAAAAATTCACAACCAGTGAAAATACTTCTATTCTCAATATCTTGAAATTCATATCCTTCTTTATCTAATAAATCTGATCTTTTTAAATTTTCTTCAAAACATTCTTTCCAAATACGAGGTGCATTTGGATTTTTTGAAATAGGGTAACTATTAAAAAGAAAATTTCCATAGTACTTTTTATTCCTTTCAACACGAAATAAAGTTGGAATGTCATTGATTTTTACACCTTTTTCCATTTTGATTTCCTTTAAATCACTATATTCAAAAACTTGTCCACAAAGAGTTACTCCTGACTTTAAAAAAACTTTCTCTATTGAATGATTAAGTGCAAAAAGTCGCCTCTCCAATGTAATTCCACTTGATATTGTAATTTCTTTTAATGAAGTACATCTATATGTAGGGAATTCAGCTGTCATACGAGTTACTTTCATATCTTCTATTGTATCTGGTACTTCAGCTACTTTTGTACTATTTTTAAAACCTACAATAGTTAGTGTCTTACCATCTTCATTTATATAATAAAAAATATCTTTATATAGTTTTACATCTTTTTCTTCCATAAATTTTCCTCATTTTAAAAGATAATACAAATTTTCTAATATGTCAATTTTGAGAAAGTTTTTAATTCATTCAATTCTTCTAAAACACTTTCAATATCTGCTTTTTCATCATTTACTGCAACTCCTGCAATAAGTCCTTCAACCAGTGGAACATCTGCAATCTTTATATTTTCTATGTCAACATCTTCATCAGCTAAAAAGTCTATTGCTACTTGAGTATTTAAAACAGAACTTCCAATATCTACAAAAATTAAAGCTCCTTTATCTGTTTTGGCTTTTAATATAGCTTCTTTTATTATAAGTGGATTACTTCCTAAAAAATTTCCATCTGTTCCACTTCCATTAATTAAAGGAAAATCATATCTTTTCATTTCATTAGCAAGATGTATTGCTGCTTCTGCCAATTCTTTACTATGTGATACAACTACGAAACCTACCATAAACACCTCCTAAATATTTTCACAAACGGTTTTTATCATTATATATGAAGACATTGCACCAGGATCAATATGTCCAACACTTCTTTCACCTAAATAAGAAGCTCTACCCTTAGTAGCAATAATATCTTTTGTTGCTTCCATAGAATTTTTAGCCACTTCTATAACTTCATTTTTAATATCTTTTAGATTTTTTCCTTCATTAAAAGATTTTTCCAAAAAATTATAAGTAGGCATTATTGTATCAAGCATTGTTTTTTCATTTAATACAGCTTTACCTCTTTTTTGTATTCCTTCTATCATAGAATTTAAAGTTTCAAGTAAAATTTGATTATTAAATTCTGTTTTTCCTTTTAAATATGTTCCAGCACTCATAAAGGCAGTTCCATAGATCGCCCCAGAAGCTCCTCCAACTTTTGTAAGTAGTATCATACCCATTTTTGTAAATACATCAGATACAGGTAAATCTTTAAAGTTATTTAATTGATTTTTAATTTCTGTAAAACCTCTTGCTAAATTAACTCCATGATCACCATCTCCAATTTCTCTGTCTAATTCTGTTAGATATTCTTCATTTTTTATTATTTCATCAGATATTTTTTTAATTATTTCTAAATACATTTTATCTCTTCCTTTTTATTATAATGATAGAATTATTTAAGTATTTTAAAATGCTATTGTGTCTTCCTCTGCATTTAAAAGTTCTTCCATTTCCTTATCTAATTTTAATAAACTTATAGAGAATCCTCCCATATCAAGTGAAGTCATATAGTTACCAACCAAAGTTTTAGCAACCTCTATTCTTTTATCTTTTAGTAAATCTTGTAGATGATTATTTATAATAAATAATTCAATTAAAGTTGTTTCTCCAAGCCCGTTTACTAAAACTGCAAATCTATCTCCATTTTGAACATTAGATTCAGCATAAATTTTTTCAAATAATTTTTTAGTAAATTCATTAGCTGTTGTCATTTTTTCTCTATGAGTTCCAGGCTCTCCATGTATTCCTAAACCAATTTCAACCTCATCATCAGCTATTTCAAAACTTTCTTTACCAGTTGTAAAAACTGTACAAGGTTTTAAAGACATACCCATAGTTTTTAAATTTTTAACAACTTTATTTCCAAGTTCAACTAATTTATCTAAATCATAACCTTTTTCAGCAGCAGCACCTAAAATTTTATGAACAAAAATAGTTCCTGCTATTCCTCTTCTACCAACAGTATAGGTACTATTTTCAACTGCAATATCATCGTCAACCACAACTTGCTTTACAGTTATTCCTTCTGCTTGAGCCATTTCGCCTGCCATTTCAAAATTCATTACATCTCCACTATAATTTTTTATTATAAGAAGAACACCTTTTCCTGCATCAACAGCTTTTATAGCACTATAAACTTTATCAGCTCCAGGAGAAGTAAAAATTTCTCCACATACTGCTGCATCTAACATTCCATAACCAACATAGCCAGCATGTGCAGGTTCATGTCCACTTCCTCCTCCACTAATTAAAGCAACCTTATTAACTTTTTTATTTTTTCTTATAATTATAGGCTCATTTTCCACTCTTGAAACTTTATTGGGAAAAGCTTTTATCATTCCTTGTACAACTTCTTCTACAATATTATTTTTATCATTTATGAGTTTTTTCATATATACCTCCAATTATAATTATTTATAAAAAGGACAAAATTATACAGATATAAGTATAATCTCGCCCCCTTTCATTTTATATTATTCTTCCCATTTCTTAGTTCTTTCAACAGCTTTTAACCAACCAGCATATTTTTTGTCTCTTTCTTCTTTTGGCATATTAGGTGTAAATTCTTTATCCAATACCCATTTTTGTTTAATTTCATTTTTATTTTCCCAGAATCCAACTGCAAGTCCTGCAAGATATGCTGCTCCTAAGGCAGTTGTTTCTAATACAGTAGGTCTCTTTACAGATTCTCCTAAAATATCTGCTTGAAATTCCATTAAGAAATTATTAGCTGCTGCTCCACCATCAACTTTAAGACCATTTAATTTTATTCCAGAATCTTCTTCCATAGCTTTTAGAACATCTTTTGTTTGGTAAGCTATTGATTCCAAAGTTGCTCTTATAATATGGTTCTTATTTGCTCCACGAGTTAAACCTAAAATTGCTCCTCTAGCATACATATCCCAATAAGGTGCACCTAATCCTACAAATGCTGGAACTACATATACCCCTGCACTATCTTTAACTTTTCTAGCAAAATATTCAGTATCTTTTGAATCAGAAATTAATTTTAATTCATCTCTTAACCATTGAACACTAGCTCCACCTACAAATACACTTCCTTCAAGTGCATATTGAACTTTTCCATTAAGTCCTATTGCAATAGTTGTAATAAGTCCATTGTTACTCTTTACAAATTTTTCTCCTGTATTCATAAGCAAGAAACAACCTGTTCCATAAGTATTTTTAGATTCTCCTTCTTCAAAACAAGCTTGTCCAAATAATGCAGATTGTTGATCTCCTGCTACTCCTGCTATTGGTATTCTATGTCCACCCTTTCCTCCAAGATTTGCATAACCAAATGTCCCACTTGAATCTTTAACTTCTGGTAACATTGATTTAGGAATATTTAAAGTTTCTAATATTTTTTCATCCCATTTTAATTCTTTAATATTATAAAGCATAGTTCTTGAAGCATTAGTGTAATCTGTTGCATGGATTTTTCCATTAGTTAATTTCCAAATTAACCAAGTATCAACAGTTCCAAACAAAAGTTCTCCTTTTTCAGCTCTTTCTCTTGCACCTTCTACATTGTCTAAAATCCATTTTATTTTAGTTCCTGAGAAGTAAGCATCAACTAGAAGTCCTGTATTATCTTTAACATAGTCACTAAAACCTTCGATTTCTTTTAATTCATCACAGATTTTAGCAGTTCTTCTACATTGCCAAACTATTGCATTGTAAACAGGTTTCCCTGTATTTTTATCCCAAACTATTGTAGTTTCTCTTTGATTTGTGATTCCTAGTGCTATAATATCATGTTGACTTATTCCAGCTCTAGCAATAACTTCACTTAAAACCCCACTTTGACTTGACCATATTTCCATTGGGTCATGTTCAACCCAACCTTCATTTGGATAGATTTGTGTAAATTCTTTTTGAGCTACTCCAATTATATTTTGGCTTTCATCAAATAAAATTGCTCTTGAACTTGTTGTACCTTGATCTAATGCTACAATATATTTCATATAGTTTCCTCCTAAATATTATAAAACAGCTGATAAAAAGGCATCAAATATAACAGCACCTAAAATTCCACCAATAATTGGTCCTACAACTGGTATCCAAGAATATTTCCAATTTGAATCTCCTTTACCTTTTATAGGAAGTATAGCATGAGCTATTCTTGGTCCTAAATCTCTTGCAGGATTGATTGCATAGCCTGTTGCTCCTCCTGTTGCCATACCTATTATAACAATTAGAAGACCTACAAAAAATGCTCCATTACCTGGTTGAATTCCTACTTCGCCATAACCAATAGCTAATACACCTATTAATAATAATGCAGTACCAATAATTTCAGTAACTATATTCCATATTGGTGCATCAATAGAAGGTCCTGTTGAAAAAACTCCTAATTTCACTGCAGGTTCTGGTTCTGCATCCATTTGAGCTTTATAAGTTAAATAAGCCAAAGTTGCTCCAAAAATTCCACCTAACATTTGAGCAATAATATAGCCAAAAACTAAATCCCAAGAAAACTTTCCTGTTACTGCTAAGGCAATAGTTAAAGCAGGATTCATATGTGCTCCAGATACCCAACCTGTTACATAAGCAGGAATCATTACAGCAAATCCCCAACCAAAAGTAGTTACTATCCAGCCTCCACCTTTACCATAGCTATGTTTTAAACTACAAGTCATATTAACTCCATTTCCTAATAATAGTAAAAGTGTTGTTCCAACAAATTCTCCAATATACAAACTCATATTACTCATATAGAACCTCCTTTTATATAAAAAATATATCAATTAATACTACCTGTATAAATATATTATAACACATTTTTTAATATAATAAAGAGAGCTAATTAGAAAAAATTGTAATTATATAAAACTACTTAATCTTAATTAACACTTTCATTACTAAAAAGTTTCCAACAAGAACACATCTTCTATTTCTTATTTTTTGTAAAAAAATTAAACAAACTTTCAATTAATTTTTGAAGTCTAAGGTAAATAATTAATCTAAAAATTGTAATAATAGACTTAATATGTTATAATTTTTTTGAGCAAATTTTTCAAGGAGAGTAAGGTGAAAAAATTTTATATAAGTCTTTTAAAATC is a genomic window of Fusobacterium nucleatum containing:
- a CDS encoding 3-oxoacyl-ACP synthase III family protein is translated as MRKIQFKGYGVELPKNTVYFKEQTRYRISGDEKQISLAVSACQKALKNTNITIDDIDCIVSASAVGIQPIPCMAALIHEKIAKGTSIPALDINTTCTSFITALDTMSYLLDSGRYKRILIVSCDVASRALNPKQKESFQLFSDGAVAFIIEKTDEEIGVIDATQKTWSEGAHSTEIRGGLSNFHPENYSESTKEEFMFDMCGKTILALSMKKIPKMMKEFLENNNMKISDIDMVIPHQASVAMPLIMEKLGVPEGKYIDEVKEFGNMVSASVPMTLAHGLEKQKIKNGDIILLIGTAAGLTTNIMLIKI
- a CDS encoding NAD-dependent epimerase/dehydratase family protein; its protein translation is MKVLLTGATGFLGKYVIDELKNNSYQVVAFGRNEKIGHTLIDENVEFYKGDIDNLDDLFKASQDCSAVIHAAALSTVWGKWKDFYNVNVLGTKNVVQVCEEKNLKLVFVSSPSIYAGAKDQLDVKEDEAPKENDLNYYIKSKIMAENIIKSSKLNYMIIRPRGLFGVGDTSIIPRLLELNKKIGIPLFVDGKQKVDITCVENVAYALRLALENNQYSRKIYNITNDEPIEFKEILTLFFNEMGTEGKYLKWNYNLISPLVSFLEIFYKLFRIKKEPPITKYTLYLMRYSQTLNIDKAKKELGYYPKMSILEGVKKYVEHSRKNDRES
- a CDS encoding F390 synthetase-related protein, whose translation is MKKIFKIILTFIKVRYFSKWTSRDKLLKYQEKQVEKHLKFLKKNSPYFKTHKITENFTMNKAFMMENFNELNTLGVKKDEAMDIALNSEKTRDFNQKYKNISVGLSSGTSGHRGMFITTPEEQGIWAGTILAKMLPKNNIFGHKIAFFLRADNDLYKTINSFLISLEYFDTFKDIDEHIGRLNRYKPSMIVAPPSLLLILAKKIEEGELKISPKRVISVAEILEKPDEEYIKKQFKLNIIHQIYQATEGFLACTCEYGHLHLNEDLIKFEKKYIDEKRFYPIITDFRRTSQPFVNYYLNDILVEATEPCECGSILQRIEKIEGRSDDIFKFINKNGKEVVVFPDFIRRTILFVENIREYQVFQINNNLLEVAILNVNEEQKNLIRKEFKKLFTSLEIENIEIKFINYEIDRTKKLKRIVRKVIE
- the rph gene encoding ribonuclease PH; the protein is MLREDGRNFNEERKIKITKNVNIYAEGSVLIEVGNTKVICTASVSDKVPSFLRGTGKGWVTAEYSMLPRATNERNPREASKGKLTGRTVEIQRLIGRALRASIDLEKLGERLITIDCDVIQADGGTRTTSITGGYIALALAIKKLLQEEILEENPLISNVAAISVGKIDSNLMVDLKYSEDSAAEVDMNVIMNKKDEFIEVQGTGEESTFTRAELNQLLDLAENSIKRLIELQDRIINQEDLKIFLATANKHKIEEISDIFSGIENIEILSIKDGIEIPEVIEDGETFEVNSKKKAVEISKFLNMITIADDSGLCVDALNGEPGVYSARYSGTGDDLKNNEKLVNNLQGIENRNAKFVSVITLAKPNGEVYSFRGEIQGKIIDTPRGNTGFGYDPHFYVEEYQKTLAELPELKNKISHRAKALEKLKKELKNIL
- a CDS encoding MBL fold metallo-hydrolase: MLNTAEKMIEKVDYFACGYCSNNLKRVFKGFDKTIVNFYAGVFLIKHKKLGYILYDTGYSMDILKNNLKYFLYRFANPVTLKREDMIDHQLKEKGINKEDIKYIIISHLHPDHIGGLKFFPNSNLILTKTCYNDFKLKKDSLLIFNELLPSNFEDRLILIDDYKKNSLFPYKNSFDLFSDLSMLIVEVDGHTKGQACLFLPDNNLFIAADVCWGTEFLPFTDKMKWLPRKIQNNFEDYRKGSDFLKKLIEGNISVIVSHDKKEKIIEILK